The Benincasa hispida cultivar B227 chromosome 9, ASM972705v1, whole genome shotgun sequence genome has a segment encoding these proteins:
- the LOC120086141 gene encoding ribosome biogenesis protein bms1, whose product MAVNASAEDQSHKAHRSRKSGPNAKKKSMNDKGKKKDEVSENDRKRNPKAFAFNSSVKAKRLQARSVEKEQRRLHVPVIDRCYGEPAPYVIVVQGPPQVGKSLLIKSLVKHYTKHNLPDVRGPLTIVSGKQRRLQFVECPNDINGMIDAAKFADLTLLLIDGDYGFEMETFEFLNILHNHGLPKVMGVLTHLDKFKDAKKLRKTKQRLKHRFWTEIRTGAKLFYLSGLIHGKYPKREVHNLARFISVMKFQPLSWRTNHPYVLVDRFEDVTPPERVHTNNKCDRNITLYGYLRGCNLKYGTKVHIAGVGDFELASITSLADPCPLPSAAKKKGLRDKEKLFYAPMSGLGDLLYDKDAVYININDHFVQYSKVDDDKEVPTGKGKDQDVGEVLVKSLQSTKYSVDEKLEKSFISLFGRKPDNSSGSREVDRPGVVHDADDSESSDEDNLIEREAKFESEGTDEEEYNDLLDEKSPVKDHMKEHVEFHEGRLRRKAVFGNDVDSDDLMDSDEEGNDDSDDDSDVDGQKMSEDDEDDEQDETGMGNTSKWKEPLIERTRSRQHVNLMRLVYGKSTQLSTTSSNEAHDTSDEENDRGEFFWPVGKINKNDSKVVDGENANSEDCSKHFKISNDLDIESIRDRFVTGDWSKAALRNKSPEVKFEDDDNVYADFEDLETGEKYGSSHAENTTDATVQKAEDSTIEERRLKKLALRAQFDAEFDGSKAAEDGSDKEDEANGSDYHDKMKEEIEIRKQRNKAELDNIDEAFRLRIEGFQSGTYVRLEVHGVSCEMVEHFDPCEPILVGGIGPGEDDVGYMQVRLKRHRWYKKVLKTRDPLIFSIGWRRYQSTPVYAIEDSNGRHRMLKYTPEHMHCLAMFWGPLAPPNTGVIAVQTLSSNIQTSFRIAATATVLQSNHEERVVKKIKLVGYPCKIFKKTALIKDMFTSDLEIARFEGASIRTVSGIRGQVKKAAKEEIGNQPKKKGGLHKEGIARCTFEDKIRMSDIVFLRAWTKVEVPRFYNPLTTALQPRDRVWQGMKTVAELRKEHNLPIPVNKDSLYKPIERQKRKFNPLVIPKSLQAALPFKSKPKDTPSQQRPLLEKRRAVVMEPRDRKVHALVQQLQLMRHEKMKKRKLKEEKKRQELEAEHAKTEQLSKKRQREERRERYREQDKLRKKIQRRSE is encoded by the exons ATGGCCGTCAATGCAAGTGCTGAAGATCAATCTCACAAGGCCCATAGGTCTCGTAAATCTGGTCCCAATGCAAAGAAGAAATCAATGAATgataaagggaagaagaaggatgaAGTTTCTGAGAATGATAGGAAGCGGAATCCCAAG GCTTTTGCTTTTAATTCGTCAGTTAAAGCCAAGCGTTTGCAAGCTCGTTCTGTTGAGAAAGAACAACGTAGGCTTCATGTTCCCGTAATTGATCGTTGTTATGGTGAACCGGCTCCATACGTTATTGTTGTACAAGGACCTCCCCAG GTTGGGAAGTCTCTGTTGATAAAGTCTCTTGTTAAGCATTATACCAAACATAATTTACCTGATGTTCGTGGCCCGCTTACAATTGTGTCAG GTAAACAAAGGCGGTTGCAGTTTGTAGAGTGCCCAAATGATATAAATGGGATGATTGATGCAGCAAAGTTTGCTGATTTGACTTTGCTTCTAATTGATGGTGATTACGGTTTTGAGATG GAGACTTTTGAGTTTCTCAACATTTTGCATAATCATGGACTTCCAAAAGTTATGGGAGTTCTCACGCACCTTGACAAGTTTAAAGATGcaaaaaaattaaggaaaacaaAGCAGCGTCTTAAACATCGCTTTTGGACGGAGATACGCACAGGAGCAAAATTATTTTATCTATCTGGGCTTATACATGGGAA ATATCCTAAACGTGAGGTACACAATCTTGCTCGGTTTATCTCTGTGATGAAGTTTCAGCCTCTGTCTTGGCGTACCAACCATCCATATGTTTTAGTTGACAGATTTGAAGATGTCACTCCACCTGAAAGAGTTCATACGAACAATAAATGTGATAGAAATATCACGCTTTATGGTTATCTACGAGGTTGTAATTTGAAGTATGGAACTAAG GTTCACATTGCTGGTGTGGGTGATTTTGAATTGGCTAGTATAACCAGTTTGGCTGATCCTTGTCCTTTGCCATCTGCTGCCAAAAAGAAAGGACTACGTGATAAGGAGAAATTGTTTTATGCTCCTATGTCTGGGCTTGGGGATCTCTTATATGACAAGGATGCTGTTTATATAAACATCAATGACCATTTTGTTCAGTATTCCAAAGTTGACGATGATAAAGAAGTACCTACAGGGAAAG GTAAGGATCAAGATGTGGGTGAGGTTTTGGTGAAGTCTCTCCAGAGCACAAAATATTCAGTTGATGAGAAGTTAGAGAAGAGCTTCATTTCCCTTTTTGGCAGAAAACCTGACAACTCATCTGGGTCTCGGGAAGTTGATAGACCTGGTGTGGTACATGATGCCGATGACTCAGAGTCTTCAGATGAAGATAACCTTATCGAGAGAGAGGCTAAATTTGAAAGTGAGGGCACTGATGAGGAAGAATATAATGATTTATTGGATGAGAAGTCCCCTGTTAAAGACCATATGAAGGAACATGTTGAATTTCATGAAGGGAGGCTTAGGAGGAAAGCTGTTTTTGGAAATGACGTTGACTCTGATGATCTCATG GATTCAGATGAAGAAGGCAACGATGACAGTGACGATGACAGTGATGTTGATGGTCAAAAGATGTCGGaggatgatgaagatgatgagcAAGACG AGACTGGCATGGGTAACACATCAAAGTGGAAGGAGCCTTTGATTGAAAGGACCAGGTCTAGGCAACATGTGAATCTCATGAGACTTGTGTACGGGAAATCCACGCAACTATCAACTACCTCAAGCAATGAAGCACATGATACTTCTGATGAAGAAAACGATAGGGGTGAATTTTTTTGGCCTGTAGGCAAGATAAATAAG AACGATAGCAAAGTAGTGGATGGTGAAAATGCCAATTCTGAGGATTGTTccaaacatttcaaaatttccaaTGATCTTGATATTGAAAGCATTCGTGACCGATTCGTCACGGGTGATTGGTCAAAAGCTGCTCTCAGAAATAAATCTCCTGAAGTCAAATttgaagatgatgataatgTCTATGCTGATTTTGAAGATCTAGAAACTGGTGAGAAGTATGGGAGTTCTCATGCTGAGAATACTACTGATGCAACAGTTCAGAAGGCAGAGGACTCAACAATTGAGGAACGCAGACTGAAAAAGCTTGCTCTTCGTGCACAGTTTGATGCTGA ATTTGATGGATCTAAGGCAGCAGAGGATGGAAGTGATAAAGAAGATGAGGCCAATGGAAGTGATTATCATGACAAG ATGAAGGAGGAAATTGAAATTAGGAAACAAAGGAATAAGGCTGAACTTGATAATATTGATGAAGCCTTCCGATTGAGGATTGAGGGATTCCAATCTGGGACATACGTAAGATTGGAAGTTCATGGTGTTTCTTGTGAGATGGTTGAACATTTTGATCCTTGCGAGCCTATTTTGGTTGGAGGAATTGGTCCTGGGGAGGACGATGTTGGATACATGCag GTCAGACTAAAACGACATAGGTGGTATAAGAAGGTACTGAAGACTAGAGATCCATTAATTTTTTCTATTGGATGGAGGCGTTACCAAAGTACCCCTGTTTATGCAATTGAGGATTCAAACGGGAGGCACCGTATGCTTAAATATACACCTGAACATATGCACTGTCTAGCAATGTTCTGGGGCCCTCTGGCCCCTCCTAACACGGGGGTTATTGCTGTTCAGACTTTATCTAGCAACATTCAG ACATCATTCAGGATTGCTGCAACAGCTACTGTGCTCCAATCTAATCATGAAGAGCGGGTGGTCAAGAAAATCAAGCTAGTTGGTTATCCATGCAAAATTTTTAAGAAGACAGCACTTATAAAAGATATGTTTACTTCAGACCTTGAAATAGCTCGTTTTGAAGGTGCCTCCATTCGAACTGTTAGTGGAATCCGGGGCCAGGTCAAGAAG GCTGCAAAAGAGGAGATTGGTAACCAGCCCAAAAAGAAAGGAGGACTACACAAGGAAGGGATTGCTAGATGTACCTTCGAGGACAAGATTCGGATGAGTGACATAGTCTTCCTGCGTGCATGGACTAAAGTTGAAGTTCCTCGATTTTACAACCCGCTGACAACAGCATTGCAACCTCGTGACCGAGTATGGCAAGGGATGAAAACTGTGGCTGAACTTAGGAAAGAACATAATCTTCCCATTCCTGTGAACAAGGATTCGCTCTACAAG CCAATTGAGAGGCAGAAACGGAAGTTCAATCCATTGGTAATTCCCAAATCATTACAAGCAGCCTTGCCATTTAAATCAAAACCAAAGGATACACCTAGTCAGCAGAGGCCACTTCTCGAAAAGCGAAGAGCTGTTGTTATGGAGCCTCGCGATCGGAAAGTTCATGCTCTTGTTCAGCAGCTTCAACTTATGAGACATGAAAAA ATGAAGAAACGAAAGctcaaagaagagaagaagagacaagAGCTCGAAGCCGAGCACGCCAAAACTGAGCAGTTGTCTAAAAAGCGGCAAAGAGAAGAACGGCGGGAGAGATATAGAGAACAAGATAAACTgagaaagaaaattcaaagaagAAGTGAATGA